One Anabas testudineus chromosome 15, fAnaTes1.2, whole genome shotgun sequence genomic window carries:
- the fancl gene encoding E3 ubiquitin-protein ligase FANCL isoform X1, whose amino-acid sequence MESSLVKDNPLLLPLNKEKTVYDGFITVQERDFRMRILLPADRQLKGAKLHCSWQLKHLLRGYEHIVKQRLQQSADLVSFILELKTVLEVGLKSRPVCRAISPPQYYSQLMSEMEALGWDKLLFIDTEFRTLRLKVEDSSGRQHILTIKLKSKHPAEAPECSADLPVPLALTWTPQSTLQQLHSQFVLVLESLTEFWDVLDEIDSQTWILEPEKPSRADTMRRIAIGNNMSIKVEVDPRHPKMLPECFLLGAENMVTPLRNKLNANMHLWNPNSSVLHNLRDVLEITFPSPATHEKSDFSVDCGICYSYRLEAAIPDQVCNDPRCGQPFHQACLYEWLRALPSSRQSFNIVFGECPYCSKPITVKMAAQKS is encoded by the exons ATGGAGAGCTCATTAGTGAAAGACAACCCGCTGCTTCTACCGCTCAACAAGGAGAAAACGGTCTATGACGGATTCATTACTGTCCAG GAAAGAGACTTCAGAATGAGAATACTACTACCAGCTGATCGCCAACTCAAAGGGGCCAA GCTGCACTGCAGTTGGCAGTTAAAACACTTGTTGCGTGGATATGAGCACATAGTGAAGCAG aggctgcagcagtCGGCTGATCTTGTCAGTTTCATTCTGGAGTTGAAGACTGTCTTG GAAGTGGGCCTCAAGAGCCGTCCAGTGTGCAGAGCCATTTCTCCTCCGCAGTATTACTCGCAGCTCATGTCTGAGATGGAGGCGCTTGGATGGGACAA GCTGCTTTTCATAGACACAGAGTTCCGAACGTTGAGACTTAAGGTGGAAGACTCCTCTGGAAGGCAGCACATTCTCACTATTAAACTCAAGTCTAAG cACCCTGCAGAGGCTCCAGAATGCTCAGCTGACCTGCCAGTCCCTCTGGCTCTAACATGGACTCCACAG AGtactctgcagcagctccacagccAGTTTGTGCTGGTTCTGGAGTCCCTCACAGAATTCTGGGATGTCCTGGATGAGATTGACAGCCAGACTTGGATTCTGGAACCGGAAAAACCCAGCCGGGCCGACACCATGAGGCGGATCGCTATTG gaaaCAACATGTCCATCAAAGTGGAGGTGGATCCCAGACACCCAAAGATGCTGCCTGAGTGCTTCCTGCTTGGCGCAGAGAATA TGGTGACTCCATTAAGGAATAAGCTGAACGCCAACATGCACTTGTG GAACCCGAACTCCAGCGTCTTGCACAACCTCCGGGATGTTTTGGAGATCACGTTCCCGTCACCTGCCACCCACGAAAAATCT GATTTCAGCGTTGACTGTGGAATCTGTTACTCGTATCGACTCGAAGCCGCGATCCCTGATCAGGTGTGTAATGACCCGCGCTGTGGTCAACCCTTTCACCAGGCCTGTCTGTATGAG tggCTGCGAGCGCTGCCCTCCAGCAGGCAGAGCTTCAACATTGTTTTTGGAGAGTGTCCTTACTGCAGCAAG CCTATCACAGTGAAGATGGCCGCCCAGAAGTCCTAA
- the fancl gene encoding E3 ubiquitin-protein ligase FANCL isoform X2 — MESSLVKDNPLLLPLNKEKTVYDGFITVQERDFRMRILLPADRQLKGAKLHCSWQLKHLLRGYEHIVKQRLQQSADLVSFILELKTVLEVGLKSRPVCRAISPPQYYSQLMSEMEALGWDKLLFIDTEFRTLRLKVEDSSGRQHILTIKLKSKHPAEAPECSADLPVPLALTWTPQSTLQQLHSQFVLVLESLTEFWDVLDEIDSQTWILEPEKPSRADTMRRIAIGNNMSIKVEVDPRHPKMLPECFLLGAENMVTPLRNKLNANMHLWNPNSSVLHNLRDVLEITFPSPATHEKSGIVFIRCRCGD; from the exons ATGGAGAGCTCATTAGTGAAAGACAACCCGCTGCTTCTACCGCTCAACAAGGAGAAAACGGTCTATGACGGATTCATTACTGTCCAG GAAAGAGACTTCAGAATGAGAATACTACTACCAGCTGATCGCCAACTCAAAGGGGCCAA GCTGCACTGCAGTTGGCAGTTAAAACACTTGTTGCGTGGATATGAGCACATAGTGAAGCAG aggctgcagcagtCGGCTGATCTTGTCAGTTTCATTCTGGAGTTGAAGACTGTCTTG GAAGTGGGCCTCAAGAGCCGTCCAGTGTGCAGAGCCATTTCTCCTCCGCAGTATTACTCGCAGCTCATGTCTGAGATGGAGGCGCTTGGATGGGACAA GCTGCTTTTCATAGACACAGAGTTCCGAACGTTGAGACTTAAGGTGGAAGACTCCTCTGGAAGGCAGCACATTCTCACTATTAAACTCAAGTCTAAG cACCCTGCAGAGGCTCCAGAATGCTCAGCTGACCTGCCAGTCCCTCTGGCTCTAACATGGACTCCACAG AGtactctgcagcagctccacagccAGTTTGTGCTGGTTCTGGAGTCCCTCACAGAATTCTGGGATGTCCTGGATGAGATTGACAGCCAGACTTGGATTCTGGAACCGGAAAAACCCAGCCGGGCCGACACCATGAGGCGGATCGCTATTG gaaaCAACATGTCCATCAAAGTGGAGGTGGATCCCAGACACCCAAAGATGCTGCCTGAGTGCTTCCTGCTTGGCGCAGAGAATA TGGTGACTCCATTAAGGAATAAGCTGAACGCCAACATGCACTTGTG GAACCCGAACTCCAGCGTCTTGCACAACCTCCGGGATGTTTTGGAGATCACGTTCCCGTCACCTGCCACCCACGAAAAATCT GGCATCGTGTTTATCCGCTGTCGCTGCGGTGATTAA